ACTTGTTTACGATAAAATAGAAACTTGCTGTGAGGAATGACAAGCTTTATTTTTCAAGCGTAATGCTCAATTACAATCTCTAAAACCAAAAAAACTGCGTTTCAAATAAGGAATTGGCATGATTACTCCTTATTTATTTTTAATATTATTTATGATGTCAAGAATCTGACTTACTTTCGTTTTTAAACCTTCAAAATCATTATTATCCAAAATATCTTTTGATATCAATTGTGATCCAATTCCAACACAATATGCACCCGCATTAAACCATGAAGTCAAACTTTCTACTGTTGGCAAAACACCGCCCGTTGGCATAATATTCGTCCAAGGACATGGACCTTTTATTGCTTTTATAAATTCTGGTCCATAAATATCTCCGGGGAATAATTTCACGACTTCACAACCTAATTCTTCGGCTCTTGCAATTTCTGTTAATGTTCCGCAACCTGGAGACCACAATACTTTACGACGATTACAGGCAATTGCAATATCTTCTCTAAAAACCGGAGTTACAATAAAATTAGCACCTAAACTCATGTATAATGAAGCTGCTGCAGCATCGGTAATCGATCCAACTCCTAAGATCATTCCCGGTAATTCGGCCAAAGCATATTTGTTTAAAGCTCCAAAAACTTCATGAGCAAAATCGCCTCTGCTCGTAAATTCCATTAATCTTGCGCCACCATCATAACAGGCTTTTAGCACCTTTTTACTAATTTCTATATCCGAATGAAAAAAGAGCGGAACCATTCCGTTTTCTTTCATCGTTAAAGCCACTTCAATTCTTGAATATTTTGCCATTTTTATCTAATTATCTTGATACTAATCCTGCCGAATTACCATCAATCATATTTTCAACTTCTTTTAAGGTTACCAAATTATAATCTCCTGCAATAGTGTGTTTTAAACAACAAGCCGACACTGCAAAATCTAACGCTTTTTGGTTATTATTTTTATATTCTAAAAGTCCATAAATCAATCCGCCCATAAAAGCATCACCACTTCCTACTCTATCTACAACTGGCGTAACTTCTTTAATTCCCGCATGATATATTGATTTTCCGTCGAATAAAACACCACCAATTCTCTGATGTGAAGCACTTACAGAATAGCGTAAAGTTGTTGCAACCGTTTTTAAATTCGGAATCAAATCAAACAACTTCGTATACAAAACCGGAAGTGATTTTTCGTCTTGATAATTCGGGTTTACTTTCGGAATTCCCAACATGAAATATGCAGTATCAATATCCCCCAAAATAACATTACAATATTTCAACATTTCGGGCATCACGTCACTTGGAGTTTTACCATATTGCCACAATTTTGATCGGTAATTCAAGTCGCATGAAATTGTAATTCCCATTTTGTGCGCGATTTTAATCGCTTCTAAACAAGCTTCGGCAGCGGTTTCTGAAATTGCTGGTGTAATTCCGCTCCAATGAAACCAATTTGCACCTTCCAGAACTTTTTCCCAATCAATATTTCCCTTCTCAATAGTTGCCATTGAACTATGCGCACGATCGTAAACAACGTTGCTTCCCCGCGTTCCTGCTCCGGTTTCTAAGAAATAAATCCCTAAACGTTCACCTCCATAAATGATATTTTTGGACTCAACATTCATTTTTCGCATTTCTTTTAATGCCGAAATTCCGATTTCGTTATCTGGTAATCGCGTTACAAACTCAGCGTTTACACCATAATTGGATAAAGACACGCAAACATTAAATTCTCCGCCTCCGTAAGAAGCGCCAAATGCTGTAGATTGTGAAAAACGCAAATGCCTTTCAGTCGAAAGACGCAACATGATTTCTCCAAATGCAACTACTTTATTCATATTGTTTTATTGTTTTACCAGTAAAATTTTTCTTTTTTCACCATTAAGATATTAAGTCAATTAAGCTTTGAACTTAATCTTAATTGTTATTTTTTTGCCACAGATTCCAATGATTAAAAGATTTTAAGCCCAAACAAAAATTCTTTCTTCTATATTCTATGTTCTTTCCTCTTTCTTCTCAACTAAAATTTGAAATATTCTTTTGCGTTGTTGTATGAAATGTCCTGAACCATTTTTCCTATCCATTCCATGTCGTTTGGAAGTTCTCCGCGTTTGATTTCATCCCCTAAAAGATTACATAAAATACGTCTGAAATATTCGTGTCTTGGAAATGATAAAAAGCTTCTTGAATCTGTCAACATTCCAACGAAACAACTAATTAATCCCATATTTGAAAGAGCATTTAATTGTTTGGTCATTCCGTCTTTTTGATCTAAAAACCACCATCCTGAACCAAACTGAATTTTTCCTTTGACACTTCCGTCATTGAAATTTCCAATCATGGTTGCCATTACTTCATTATCAGCCGGATTTAGATTATAAATGATCGTTTTGGTCAATTTATCTTTACTATCTAAAGCATTTAAAAAACTCGATAATTTTTGCGCCTGCGGAAAATCGCTAATAGAATCCCAACCAGTATCAGGACCTAAAATCCTGTGCATACGCGCATTATTATTTCTTAAAGCGCCTAAGTGAAATTGCTGAACCCAACCAAATTCATGGTAGGTTTCGGATAAAAACAATAGAATTGCACTCTGAAATTTCAATGCTTCTTCTGGAGAAATTACTTGATTTTCTCTTTTCTTTTTGAAAATAGAATTGATTTCATTTTCGGTAAAATTTTCAAAATAAATCTGATCTAAACCGTGATCGCTTAATTTACAGCCGTTTTGAGCAAAAAATTCAATTCTGTTTTTTAAAGCATTACACAAATCCGAATAAGAATTAATTGCAATTCCGGACACATCCCCTAATGTGTCCAGATATGCATTATATCCATCATTAGAAATTAAGATGGCTTTATCAGGTCTGAAAGCCGTACTTACTTTAGTTCCAAAAGGATTCTTAGCCAGTTTTTGATGATGTTCTAAGCTATCAATAGGATCTTCAGTTGTACAAACCAATTCAGCATTTACTTTTTTAAGCAGGTTTTGTGTACTGTAAGCTTCAGAATTTATTTTTTCTGAAGTCTCGATATATATTTTCTCTGCTGATTTTTCATTCAATAAATCGTAGATATCAAAATAACGTGCCAGTTCTAAATGTGTCCAATGATATAAAGGATTACGCATCGTGTACGGAACCGTTTTTCCCCAGTTTAAGAACTTCTCTTTATCAGATCCATTTCCGGTTATAAATTGTTCGTTTACACCCAACGTACGCATTGCACGCCATTTATAATGATCTCCATTTATCCAAACCTGCGTTATGTTATCAAAAATTTTATCTTCGGCAATAAACTGAGGATTCAAATGATTGTGGTAATCTATTATCGGCTGATTTTTAGAATAGTTATGATATAATTCTTCCGCGAATTTATTTTCAAGTAAAAAATTATCGTTTATAAAAGTCTGATTTACACTCATGTCTTTTTAGTTATAATTGAGAATTATGCTTCGTTTGACGGTTTACCAATTGTAGCGAGAATTCCACCGTCTACATACAAAATATGACCGTTTACAAAATCACTTGCTTTAGAAGATAAAAATATTGCTGCTCCGGCTAAATCACTCGGATCTCCCCATTTTGCAGCAGGAGTTCTACTTATGATAAAATCGTTAAACGGATGCCCGTCAACTCTAATAGGTTTTGTTTGTTCTGTTGCAAAATATCCAGGACCAATTCCGTTGATTTGAACGTTGTATTTTGCCCATTCTGTTGCCATGTTTTTGGTCAGCATTTTAAGTCCGCCTTTTGCAGCAGCATAAGCTCCAACCGTATTTCTACCAAGCTCGCTCATCATCGAACAAATGTTGATGATTTTTCCTTGGCGTCTTTCAATCATTCCTTTGGCAACATGTTTTGAAACTATAAAAGGCGAAACCAAATCAATGTCAATTACTTCTTTAAAATCAGTAACTTCCATTTCGATAAGCGGAATCCTTTTGATAATTCCCGCATTATTAATCAGGATTGCAATTGGTCCAACTTCAGATTCAATTTTCTGAATTGCAGTTATAACTTCTTGTTCATCGGTTACATTAAATTTATAACCAACAGCACTTATTCCTTCATTTTTAAGTTCAGCTACAGCATCATCAATTTTTTGTTGAGAAGAGTTTCCGTTTACAATAATAGTCGCTCCGGCTTGACCTAAACCTTTTGCCATTGCCATTCCAAGTCCGTGCGTACTTCCGGTGATTAAGGCGATTTTACCTTTTATATCAAATAAATTTGTCATGGTTCTTATCTTAAATCAGTGATTTTACAAACGTCCATATCTCCATAATCCAAGTTTTCACCAGCCATTCCCCAGATAAAAGTATAATTTGAAGTTCCTGAACCCGAGTGAATTGACCAAGGCGGAGAAATTACCGCTTGATGATTATTCATCCAAATATGACGTGTTTCCTGAGGTTGTCCCATAAAATGACAAACAGCCTGATTCTCCGGAATATCCAAATAGAAATAAACTTCCATACGACGATCGTGAACGTGCGCCGGCATTGTATTCCAAACACTTCCCGGTTTTAGTTCCGTCATTCCCATTTGCAATTGACAAGTGGTAACAACGCTTCCAATAATCATTTGATTTAC
This genomic window from Flavobacterium sp. 9 contains:
- a CDS encoding gluconate 5-dehydrogenase, producing MTNLFDIKGKIALITGSTHGLGMAMAKGLGQAGATIIVNGNSSQQKIDDAVAELKNEGISAVGYKFNVTDEQEVITAIQKIESEVGPIAILINNAGIIKRIPLIEMEVTDFKEVIDIDLVSPFIVSKHVAKGMIERRQGKIINICSMMSELGRNTVGAYAAAKGGLKMLTKNMATEWAKYNVQINGIGPGYFATEQTKPIRVDGHPFNDFIISRTPAAKWGDPSDLAGAAIFLSSKASDFVNGHILYVDGGILATIGKPSNEA
- the uxaC gene encoding glucuronate isomerase; the encoded protein is MSVNQTFINDNFLLENKFAEELYHNYSKNQPIIDYHNHLNPQFIAEDKIFDNITQVWINGDHYKWRAMRTLGVNEQFITGNGSDKEKFLNWGKTVPYTMRNPLYHWTHLELARYFDIYDLLNEKSAEKIYIETSEKINSEAYSTQNLLKKVNAELVCTTEDPIDSLEHHQKLAKNPFGTKVSTAFRPDKAILISNDGYNAYLDTLGDVSGIAINSYSDLCNALKNRIEFFAQNGCKLSDHGLDQIYFENFTENEINSIFKKKRENQVISPEEALKFQSAILLFLSETYHEFGWVQQFHLGALRNNNARMHRILGPDTGWDSISDFPQAQKLSSFLNALDSKDKLTKTIIYNLNPADNEVMATMIGNFNDGSVKGKIQFGSGWWFLDQKDGMTKQLNALSNMGLISCFVGMLTDSRSFLSFPRHEYFRRILCNLLGDEIKRGELPNDMEWIGKMVQDISYNNAKEYFKF
- a CDS encoding bifunctional 4-hydroxy-2-oxoglutarate aldolase/2-dehydro-3-deoxy-phosphogluconate aldolase, which codes for MAKYSRIEVALTMKENGMVPLFFHSDIEISKKVLKACYDGGARLMEFTSRGDFAHEVFGALNKYALAELPGMILGVGSITDAAAASLYMSLGANFIVTPVFREDIAIACNRRKVLWSPGCGTLTEIARAEELGCEVVKLFPGDIYGPEFIKAIKGPCPWTNIMPTGGVLPTVESLTSWFNAGAYCVGIGSQLISKDILDNNDFEGLKTKVSQILDIINNIKNK
- a CDS encoding sugar kinase, which encodes MNKVVAFGEIMLRLSTERHLRFSQSTAFGASYGGGEFNVCVSLSNYGVNAEFVTRLPDNEIGISALKEMRKMNVESKNIIYGGERLGIYFLETGAGTRGSNVVYDRAHSSMATIEKGNIDWEKVLEGANWFHWSGITPAISETAAEACLEAIKIAHKMGITISCDLNYRSKLWQYGKTPSDVMPEMLKYCNVILGDIDTAYFMLGIPKVNPNYQDEKSLPVLYTKLFDLIPNLKTVATTLRYSVSASHQRIGGVLFDGKSIYHAGIKEVTPVVDRVGSGDAFMGGLIYGLLEYKNNNQKALDFAVSACCLKHTIAGDYNLVTLKEVENMIDGNSAGLVSR